One genomic window of Arachis hypogaea cultivar Tifrunner chromosome 8, arahy.Tifrunner.gnm2.J5K5, whole genome shotgun sequence includes the following:
- the LOC112708357 gene encoding transcription repressor OFP4-like translates to MGNNKFRFSDMIPNAWFYKLKDMSKSRKRNGSHHVLKNNTSSKVTSPTTSQRSHPRCSNYFPNEAFIRAGKLYNIPIHNNKEFFGGTIPCPLIDSSPRMSSSKRRSRRKTIYKPSPTVVSSSTFMVNSNFDSAHNNIQSPNYDASSVESSSESDDDFYEYVYSESECESFSVPDLLNGIDSNCSCRVSSSTNDIIIDMNSEHFKGDMSKKDGLETISQSGLAPILTKSERFDDKVIESEAAESRRSSTELDDESLNVKSSIEESNGREFRRRKSGHVSRRLPTNSPSGIKLRVNSPKLASRKIQAYARKNVSSNGSKSSRNAGFPDGYAVVKSSFDPQSDFRESMLEMIVENNIRASKDLEDLLACYLSLNSSEFHDLIVKAFEQIWFDLAQLRM, encoded by the coding sequence ATGGGTAATAACAAGTTCAGATTCTCAGATATGATTCCAAATGCTTGGTTCTATAAGCTCAAAGATATGAGCAAATCAAGGAAGAGGAATGGATCTCATCATGTTTTGAAGAACAACACCAGTAGCAAGGTTACTTCACCAACAACATCACAAAGGTCACATCCAAGGTGTTCGAATTATTTCCCCAATGAAGCTTTTATAAGAGCTGGTAAGTTATACAACATCCCAATTCACAATAATAAAGAGTTTTTTGGTGGAACCATTCCATGTCCATTGATTGATTCTTCACCAAGAAtgtcatcatcaaagagaaggtCTAGGAGGAAAACCATTTACAAGCCTTCTCCAACTGTTGTTTCTTCTTCAACTTTCATGGTCAATTCTAATTTTGATTCGGCACACAACAACATTCAGTCACCAAATTATGATGCTTCTTCCGTTGAAAGCTCTTCTGAATCTGATGATGATTTCTATGAATATGTCTACTCTGAGTCTGAATGTGAAAGCTTTTCAGTTCCGGATTTGCTTAATGGTATAGACTCCAATTGCAGCTGCAGGGTTAGTTCTTCAACAAATGACATCATAATTGACATGAACAGTGAACATTTCAAGGGGGATATGAGCAAGAAAGATGGGCTTGAGACGATTTCGCAATCAGGCCTTGCTCCTATATTGACAAAGTCAGAGAGGTTTGATGACAAGGTCATTGAGTCCGAAGCCGCCGAGTCTAGGAGAAGTTCAACTGAATTGGATGATGAGTCTCTCAATGTCAAATCCAGCATAGAGGAAAGCAATGGCAGAGAATTTAGGCGGCGAAAGAGTGGTCATGTATCTCGCCGGCTGCCTACCAACTCTCCGTCCGGAATAAAGCTAAGAGTCAATTCTCCAAAACTAGCTAGCAGAAAGATTCAAGCCTACGCAAGAAAGAATGTTTCTTCCAATGGAAGTAAGAGTTCAAGGAATGCAGGGTTTCCGGATGGATATGCTGTGGTTAAGTCCTCATTTGATCCGCAAAGTGACTTTAGGGAGTCAATGTTAGAGATGATTGTCGAGAACAATATCCGTGCGTCAAAGGATCTGGAGGACTTGCTTGCCTGCTACCTCTCCCTAAATTCAAGTGAATTCCATGATCTCATTGTTAAAGCATTTGAGCAGATATGGTTTGATTTGGCTCAACTTAGAATGTAA